One genomic window of Anguilla anguilla isolate fAngAng1 chromosome 13, fAngAng1.pri, whole genome shotgun sequence includes the following:
- the LOC118210699 gene encoding uncharacterized protein LOC118210699 isoform X1, which yields MDDLDHSVYMAEQDWDSFFQESEECNLQQGALAGLDDSGLSDFDEAEFCLSSQEVQASLESGPLGTHRSIDSPSDLEGLPVKPPESTKDLHGPEDVLAAGESEETVNVFSERTVISGEDEDPAKLSCGEQASADLSKDCSLDKPQEATEPAGACCAACGVDVYQETAWDCVDATGSTSREPAIQMNATAAINLFTELVPQGEIAVHASNCGDVRSALSNLQASNECGHYRGLSAGEFFSVLKGSPEEMNMEIEESEAGQSSLATPSISFSDPQKDSPMNTEAQSDANISARAGHLSDREKPHRKEKERWFVTVNVGQTHSRESPGPPAKKKKRKKSCSEDGPELGIGSEGQDPDIECNSGAERLGVSEPQSQEIDNTPDDSISDAEGSSSNESVTSTRTQHHILKNHNALVLSKEPLPVFQTVCEFEGHKVNCQNSQHVNNHQEQQKVSVGSSLQMNAALERKLALEQNDSTPKSSQPVCPMMSGWTEPSKPITVVTPNPLNHQNLLVKLLFSTQSDTGWEMLVFCKNSDQEDLPFSREETASQDDAEAENQCKNCPTHSQTDSTPKRCSEEGLISSETPISTESPEISNSCVFDTIPGSYSLHRCLSADQQVDLESKKFLSVVPQITDVSEPSAPFVSEINNGSGEFDQSKDFVTPDKVHNSPRIQKDHTCPDQEEVKKSNNKLMCSEETSVPCLYTDERGHTSAKYVIHERDSTLSATANAQPLTVTKVNSCFLTADQQSIEKKPRLEAAILHPVDTTVSDERAVDLSPIESSVMMLRNSISHNPERNENNLTGDDLCLRSANVLQANSAENLSNQTFPEFLRPPLDLVKGEAQELDSEETLAEDSPTASLSAVESPDCNIQSIMEDESVLPKEPGTCTEDLVSRELDPVLDSTRPVYAISSFWDEMEKLTINDILHLRLVSNARRPSDLPRVQDAAVADASDAADSGYFAHPDDSKPDRWAGDTSLLSDFEDEFQQTLSASANPSPEPQDGKSPVLWSTEPCGEWWESDAASTGSGNEAGGCMERPSEDTVSQHLFSDGTQSFKTLCKAATAQNLQTLEEEEQSSMSLPVTGGADESSMLSSLQQRPVETCSLALLEYGNDVMSSPLPLLSGKASPETYVMTFPEISKHFIGEDETETRLSARASPTSAPPSETSLSGRDSPTAYSLCETSLSGRDSPTAYSLCETSLSGRDSPTAYSLCETSLSDRSSPIVVSLSETTLSVRASPTAYSLLETSMSDNASPIVISLPETSLSGRASPTVYSPSDIRLSGRASPTAYSLCETSLSDRSSPIVVSLPETSLSGRASPAAYSLYETSLSGRASPTAYSQCETSLSDRTSSIVYSLCETSLSGRASPIVVSLPETSLSGRASPTVYSLPESSLSGRASPIVVSLPESSLSGRASPFVVSLPESSLSGRASPIVCSLSEIRLSDRDSPIVSLCDRAPSALSLPETYDYFFSDFEAGNIFFPSIRSLSADTGVPIFSCSRSVKREFRFAKEYDYVFPEESPVESEDEDRHSPIHVVTCFDDQPHEPLDALVGPDAYEHFFIDKDWRGSLFGRNLLSLRRLRFTGGLYSSRDRSTSWAFAATGWRERSSLFSTTDPGNPMDGRGRSHSHPNLYLENQLCNEFREQRDTGMQAVVSFPRKGFLFTLRQSDICLVCIAFASWVLKSANPQSADTWKTALLANVSAISAIQYLRRYMREDASENKR from the exons ATGGACGATTTGGACCACAGTGTGTACATGGCAGAGCAAGACTGGGACTCCTTTTTCCAGGAGAGCGAGGAGTGCAACCTTCAGCAGGGAGCGCTAGCGGGCCTGGACGACTCGGGACTGAGTGACTTTGACGAAGCAGAATTTTGCCTCTCAAGCCAGGAGGTGCAGGCCAGCCTGGAGTCGGGCCCCTTGGGGACTCACAGGTCTATTGACAGCCCCTCGGACTTGGAAGGACTGCCTGTTAAACCTCCTGAGAGCACCAAAGACCTTCATGGTCCTGAGGATGTTCTAGCTGCTGGAGAGAGTGAAGAGACTGTAAATGTGTTCTCTGAAAGAACTGTGATCTCTGGGGAGGACGAGGATCCTGCAAAACTCAGCTGTGGTGAGCAGGCAAGTGCAGATTTAAGCAAAGACTGCAGCCTGGATAAACCCCAGGAAGCTACAGAACCAGCTGGTGCGTGCTGTGCTGCATGTGGTGTAGACGTTTACCAAGAGACAGCCTGGGACTGTGTGGATGCAACTGGCAGCACGAGCAGAGAGCCTGcgattcaaatgaatgcaacTGCAGCTATCAATCTGTTTACAGAATTAGTTCCTCAAGGGGAGATAGCAGTTCACGCCTCAAATTGCGGTGATGTTAGATCTGCATTATCAAACCTCCAAGCTAGTAATGAGTGTGGACATTACAGAGGCCTCTCTGCAGGGGAATTCTTCTCTGTGCTGAAAGGATCACCAGAGGAAATGAACATGGAAATAGAAGAGTCAGAGGCAGGCCAGTCATCTTTGGCAACTCCTTCTATCTCATTCTCTGACCCTCAGAAGGATTCACCAATGAACACAGAAGCACAGTCTGATGCTAATATCTCAGCGAGAGCTGGCCACCTCAGTGACCGTGAGAAGCCTCATAGGAAGGAAAAGGAACGCTGGTTTGTGACCGTTAACGTGGGCCAGACCCACTCCAGAGAAAGTCCCGGGCcaccggcaaaaaaaaaaaaaagaaaaaaaagttgcagtGAAGATGGGCCTGAACTGGGCATTGGGTCCGAGGGGCAGGACCCAGACATTGAGTGTAATTCAGGAGCAGAGAGACTTGGAGTTTCTGAGCCACAGAGTCAGGAAATAGACAATACCCCTGATGACTCCATATCTGATGCAGAGGGGTCTAGCTCAAATGAATCTGTCACGTCAACCAGAACCCAACACCACATATTAAAAAATCACAATGCACTGGTTCTTTCAAAGGAACCATTGCCTGTATTTCAGACTGTCTGTGAGTTTGAGGGACACAAAGTAAACTGTCAAAACTCCCAGCATGTAAATAATCACCAAGAACAACAAAAAGTGTCAGTTGGAAGCAGTTTGCAAATGAATGCTGCCCTTGAGCGCAAATTAGCATTAGAACAGAATGATAGTACACCCAAGAGTTCTCAGCCAGTCTGCCCTATGATGTCTGGCTGGACAGAGCCATCAAAACCTATTACTGTTGTAACCCCTAACCCTCTGAATCACCAGAACCTTCTGGTGAAGCTGCTTTTTTCCACTCAAAGTGACACCGGTTGGGAAATGTTAGTCTTCTGCAAGAATTCTGACCAAGAGGATCTTCCATTCTCCCGAGAAGAGACAGCTTCACAGGATGATGCAGAAGCTGAAAACCAGTGTAAAAACtgtcccacacactcacagaccgaTAGCACACCCAAAAGGTGCTCAGAAGAAGGCCTAATCTCCTCAGAGACACCCATCTCCACAGAATCGCCAGAAATTTCAAACAGTTGTGTCTTTGACACCATTCCTGGTTCCTACTCATTGCACAGATGTTTGAGTGCAGATCAGCAAGTTGACTTGGAATCTAAAAAGTTTCTTTCAGTGGTGCCGCAAATTACAGATGTGTCAGAACCTAGCGCACCATTCGTTTCTGAAATCAACAATGGTTCTGGTGAATTCGACCAGTCAAAAGATTTCGTAACCCCAGATAAAGTCCACAACAGTCCAAGAATTCAAAAGGACCACACTTGTCCAGATCAAGAAGAAGTGAAAAAATCAAACAACAAACTAATGTGCTCAGAAGAGACAAGCGTCCCGTGTTTATATACCGATGAAAGAGGTCATACATCAGCAAAATATGTAATTCATGAAAGAGACTCCACTCTCTCTGCTACTGCTAATGCTCAGCCCCTAACAGTAACCAAAGTGAATTCATGCTTCCTAACTGCAGATCAGCAAAGCATAGAAAAAAAGCCCCGTTTAGAAGCTGCCATATTGCACCCCGTAGACACAACAGTTTCAGATGAACGCGCAGTCGACCTAAGCCCAATTGAAAGCTCAGTCATGATGCTTAGGAACTCCATCTCCCACAATCCCGAGAGGAATGAGAATAATCTCACAGGAGACGATCTGTGCCTAAGGAGCGCGAACGTATTACAGGCCAACAGTGCAGAAAATTTGTCCAATCAAACGTTCCCAGAATTCCTGCGGCCTCCATTAGATCTAGTCAAAGGTGAAGCGCAGGAGTTGGACAGTGAAGAAACATTGGCGGAGGACTCGCCTACTGCAAGCCTCAGTGCTGTTGAGTCTCCTGACTGCAACATTCAGAGTATCATGGAAGATGAGTCCGTTCTCCCAAAAGAGCCAGGCACCTGCACAGAAGACCTGGTAAGCAGGGAGCTGGATCCAGTCCTGGACTCCACACGCCCAGTTTATGCCATATCCTCCTTTTGGGATGAGATGGAGAAGCTAACGATAAATGATATCTTGCACCTGAGGTTAGTGAGTAACGCCCGGCGCCCCAGTGACCTCCCCCGCGTGCAAGACGCGGCTGTGGCCGATGCTTCAGATGCTGCGGACTCGGGCTACTTTGCGCACCCCGATGACTCTAAGCCTGACCGCTGGGCTGGGGACACCTCCCTTCTATCAGATTTCGAAGACGAGTTCCAGCAAACCCTGAGTGCCAGCGCAAACCCCAGCCCTGAACCCCAAGATGGAAAATCACCGGTGCTGTGGTCAACAGAGCCTTGTGGGGAGTGGTGGGAAAGTGATGCCGCCTCCACGGGGTCTGGTAACGAAGCAGGGGGATGCATGGAGCGTCCCTCAGAGGACACCGTTTCCCAGCATCTGTTCTCGGACGGGACCCAGAGCTTCAAGACTCTGTGTAAGGCTGCGACTGCGCAGAATCTGCAGACtctggaggaagaggaacagTCTTCTATGTCCTTGCCAGTGACTGGAGGGGCGGATGAGAGCAGCATGCTTTCCAGCCTTCAGCAGAGACCTGTGGAAACTTGCAGCTTGGCTCTACTGGAGTATGGGAATGATGTGATGAGCTCACCTCTGCCTCTTCTTTCTGGAAAGGCCTCACCAGAGACCTATGTGATGACTTTCCCTGAAATATCGAAGCATTTCATTGGTGAAGATGAAACTGAGACCAGACTGTCAGCCAGAGCTAGCCCTACCTCTGCCCCGCCATCTGAAACCAGTCTGTCAGGCAGAGATAGCCCTACTGCCTACTCCCTATGTGAAACCAGTCTGTCAGGCAGAGATAGCCCTACTGCCTACTCCCTATGTGAAACCAGTCTGTCAGGCAGAGATAGCCCTACTGCCTACTCCCTATGTGAAACCAGTCTGTCAGATCGATCTAGCCCTATTGTTGTCTCCCTATCTGAAACCACTCTGTCAGTTAGAGCTAGCCCTACTGCCTACTCCCTACTTGAAACCAGTATGTCAGACAATGCTAGCCCTATTGTTATCTCCCTACCTGAAACCAGTCTGTCAGGCAGAGCTAGCCCCACTGTCTACTCCCCATCTGACATCAGACTGTCAGGCAGAGCTAGCCCTACTGCCTACTCCCTATGTGAAACCAGTCTGTCAGATCGATCTAGCCCTATTGTTGTCTCCCTACCTGAAACCAGTCTGTCAGGCAGAGCTAGCCCTGCTGCCTACTCCCTATATGAAACCAGTTTGTCAGGCAGAGCTAGCCCAACTGCCTATTCCCAATGTGAAACCAGTCTGTCAGACAGAACTAGCTCTATTGTCTACTCCCTATGTGAAACCAGTTTGTCAGGCAGAGCTAGCCCTATTGTTGTCTCCCTACCTGAAACCAGTCTGTCAGGCAGAGCTAGCCCTACTGTTTACTCCCTACCTGAATCCAGTCTGTCAGGCAGAGCTAGCCCTATTGTTGTCTCCCTACCTGAATCCAGTCTGTCAGGCAGAGCTAGCCCTTTTGTTGTCTCCCTACCTGAATCCAGTCTGTCAGGCAGAGCTAGCCCTATTGTCTGCTCCCTATCTGAGATCAGACTGTCAGACAGAGATAGCCCTATTGTTTCACTCTGTGACAGGGCACCAAGTGCTCTCTCCTTACCTGAGACCTATGATTATTTCTTCTCGGACTTTGAGGCAGGGAATATTTTCTTTCCTTCGATCCGGAGTCTCAGCGCAGACACAGGCGTTCCCATTTTTTCCTGCTCTCGCTCGGTAAAGCGGGAGTTCCGGTTCGCCAAGGAGTACGATTATGTCTTTCCTGAAGAGTCACCAGTTGAATCCGAAGATGAGGATAGGCACTCACCAATCCACGTGGTCACATGCTTTGACGACCAGCCCCATGAACCCCTGGATGCCTTGGTGGGACCAGACGCGTATGAACACTTTTTCATAGACAAGGACTGGCGGGGGAGTCTCTTCGGGAGGAACCTGCTGTCCCTCCGAAGACTGAGGTTCACCGGAGGGTTGTACAGCTCTCGTGATAGGTCCACCTCCTGGGCATTTGCAGCCACAGGCTGGAGGGAAAGATCATCACTCTTCAGCACCACAGACCCAGGCAATCCCATGGATGGTCGAGGCCGCAGCCATTCTCATCCTAACCTCTACCTGGAGAACCAGCTCTGTAACGAATTCAGGGAGCAGAGAGACACGGGCATGCAAGCGGTGGTCTCTTTCCCAA GAAAGGGCTTCCTCTTCACGCTCAGACAGTCTGATATATGCTTGGTTTGCATTGCCTTTGCCTCCTGGGTCCTGAAGTCTGCCAACCCACAGTCAGCAGACACTTGGAAAACAG CTCTCCTGGCGAACGTGAGTGCAATCTCAGCTATTCAGTACCTGCGGAGGTACATGCGAGAGGACGCATCAGAGAACAAGAGATGA
- the LOC118210699 gene encoding uncharacterized protein LOC118210699 isoform X2, which yields MDDLDHSVYMAEQDWDSFFQESEECNLQQGALAGLDDSGLSDFDEAEFCLSSQEVQASLESGPLGTHRSIDSPSDLEGLPVKPPESTKDLHGPEDVLAAGESEETVNVFSERTVISGEDEDPAKLSCGEQASADLSKDCSLDKPQEATEPAGACCAACGVDVYQETAWDCVDATGSTSREPAIQMNATAAINLFTELVPQGEIAVHASNCGDVRSALSNLQASNECGHYRGLSAGEFFSVLKGSPEEMNMEIEESEAGQSSLATPSISFSDPQKDSPMNTEAQSDANISARAGHLSDREKPHRKEKERWFVTVNVGQTHSRESPGPPAKKKKRKKSCSEDGPELGIGSEGQDPDIECNSGAERLGVSEPQSQEIDNTPDDSISDAEGSSSNESVTSTRTQHHILKNHNALVLSKEPLPVFQTVCEFEGHKVNCQNSQHVNNHQEQQKVSVGSSLQMNAALERKLALEQNDSTPKSSQPVCPMMSGWTEPSKPITVVTPNPLNHQNLLVKLLFSTQSDTGWEMLVFCKNSDQEDLPFSREETASQDDAEAENQCKNCPTHSQTDSTPKRCSEEGLISSETPISTESPEISNSCVFDTIPGSYSLHRCLSADQQVDLESKKFLSVVPQITDVSEPSAPFVSEINNGSGEFDQSKDFVTPDKVHNSPRIQKDHTCPDQEEVKKSNNKLMCSEETSVPCLYTDERGHTSAKYVIHERDSTLSATANAQPLTVTKVNSCFLTADQQSIEKKPRLEAAILHPVDTTVSDERAVDLSPIESSVMMLRNSISHNPERNENNLTGDDLCLRSANVLQANSAENLSNQTFPEFLRPPLDLVKGEAQELDSEETLAEDSPTASLSAVESPDCNIQSIMEDESVLPKEPGTCTEDLVSRELDPVLDSTRPVYAISSFWDEMEKLTINDILHLRLVSNARRPSDLPRVQDAAVADASDAADSGYFAHPDDSKPDRWAGDTSLLSDFEDEFQQTLSASANPSPEPQDGKSPVLWSTEPCGEWWESDAASTGSGNEAGGCMERPSEDTVSQHLFSDGTQSFKTLCKAATAQNLQTLEEEEQSSMSLPVTGGADESSMLSSLQQRPVETCSLALLEYGNDVMSSPLPLLSGKASPETYVMTFPEISKHFIGEDETETRLSARASPTSAPPSETSLSGRDSPTAYSLCETSLSGRDSPTAYSLCETSLSDRSSPIVVSLSETTLSVRASPTAYSLLETSMSDNASPIVISLPETSLSGRASPTVYSPSDIRLSGRASPTAYSLCETSLSDRSSPIVVSLPETSLSGRASPAAYSLYETSLSGRASPTAYSQCETSLSDRTSSIVYSLCETSLSGRASPIVVSLPETSLSGRASPTVYSLPESSLSGRASPIVVSLPESSLSGRASPFVVSLPESSLSGRASPIVCSLSEIRLSDRDSPIVSLCDRAPSALSLPETYDYFFSDFEAGNIFFPSIRSLSADTGVPIFSCSRSVKREFRFAKEYDYVFPEESPVESEDEDRHSPIHVVTCFDDQPHEPLDALVGPDAYEHFFIDKDWRGSLFGRNLLSLRRLRFTGGLYSSRDRSTSWAFAATGWRERSSLFSTTDPGNPMDGRGRSHSHPNLYLENQLCNEFREQRDTGMQAVVSFPRKGFLFTLRQSDICLVCIAFASWVLKSANPQSADTWKTALLANVSAISAIQYLRRYMREDASENKR from the exons ATGGACGATTTGGACCACAGTGTGTACATGGCAGAGCAAGACTGGGACTCCTTTTTCCAGGAGAGCGAGGAGTGCAACCTTCAGCAGGGAGCGCTAGCGGGCCTGGACGACTCGGGACTGAGTGACTTTGACGAAGCAGAATTTTGCCTCTCAAGCCAGGAGGTGCAGGCCAGCCTGGAGTCGGGCCCCTTGGGGACTCACAGGTCTATTGACAGCCCCTCGGACTTGGAAGGACTGCCTGTTAAACCTCCTGAGAGCACCAAAGACCTTCATGGTCCTGAGGATGTTCTAGCTGCTGGAGAGAGTGAAGAGACTGTAAATGTGTTCTCTGAAAGAACTGTGATCTCTGGGGAGGACGAGGATCCTGCAAAACTCAGCTGTGGTGAGCAGGCAAGTGCAGATTTAAGCAAAGACTGCAGCCTGGATAAACCCCAGGAAGCTACAGAACCAGCTGGTGCGTGCTGTGCTGCATGTGGTGTAGACGTTTACCAAGAGACAGCCTGGGACTGTGTGGATGCAACTGGCAGCACGAGCAGAGAGCCTGcgattcaaatgaatgcaacTGCAGCTATCAATCTGTTTACAGAATTAGTTCCTCAAGGGGAGATAGCAGTTCACGCCTCAAATTGCGGTGATGTTAGATCTGCATTATCAAACCTCCAAGCTAGTAATGAGTGTGGACATTACAGAGGCCTCTCTGCAGGGGAATTCTTCTCTGTGCTGAAAGGATCACCAGAGGAAATGAACATGGAAATAGAAGAGTCAGAGGCAGGCCAGTCATCTTTGGCAACTCCTTCTATCTCATTCTCTGACCCTCAGAAGGATTCACCAATGAACACAGAAGCACAGTCTGATGCTAATATCTCAGCGAGAGCTGGCCACCTCAGTGACCGTGAGAAGCCTCATAGGAAGGAAAAGGAACGCTGGTTTGTGACCGTTAACGTGGGCCAGACCCACTCCAGAGAAAGTCCCGGGCcaccggcaaaaaaaaaaaaaagaaaaaaaagttgcagtGAAGATGGGCCTGAACTGGGCATTGGGTCCGAGGGGCAGGACCCAGACATTGAGTGTAATTCAGGAGCAGAGAGACTTGGAGTTTCTGAGCCACAGAGTCAGGAAATAGACAATACCCCTGATGACTCCATATCTGATGCAGAGGGGTCTAGCTCAAATGAATCTGTCACGTCAACCAGAACCCAACACCACATATTAAAAAATCACAATGCACTGGTTCTTTCAAAGGAACCATTGCCTGTATTTCAGACTGTCTGTGAGTTTGAGGGACACAAAGTAAACTGTCAAAACTCCCAGCATGTAAATAATCACCAAGAACAACAAAAAGTGTCAGTTGGAAGCAGTTTGCAAATGAATGCTGCCCTTGAGCGCAAATTAGCATTAGAACAGAATGATAGTACACCCAAGAGTTCTCAGCCAGTCTGCCCTATGATGTCTGGCTGGACAGAGCCATCAAAACCTATTACTGTTGTAACCCCTAACCCTCTGAATCACCAGAACCTTCTGGTGAAGCTGCTTTTTTCCACTCAAAGTGACACCGGTTGGGAAATGTTAGTCTTCTGCAAGAATTCTGACCAAGAGGATCTTCCATTCTCCCGAGAAGAGACAGCTTCACAGGATGATGCAGAAGCTGAAAACCAGTGTAAAAACtgtcccacacactcacagaccgaTAGCACACCCAAAAGGTGCTCAGAAGAAGGCCTAATCTCCTCAGAGACACCCATCTCCACAGAATCGCCAGAAATTTCAAACAGTTGTGTCTTTGACACCATTCCTGGTTCCTACTCATTGCACAGATGTTTGAGTGCAGATCAGCAAGTTGACTTGGAATCTAAAAAGTTTCTTTCAGTGGTGCCGCAAATTACAGATGTGTCAGAACCTAGCGCACCATTCGTTTCTGAAATCAACAATGGTTCTGGTGAATTCGACCAGTCAAAAGATTTCGTAACCCCAGATAAAGTCCACAACAGTCCAAGAATTCAAAAGGACCACACTTGTCCAGATCAAGAAGAAGTGAAAAAATCAAACAACAAACTAATGTGCTCAGAAGAGACAAGCGTCCCGTGTTTATATACCGATGAAAGAGGTCATACATCAGCAAAATATGTAATTCATGAAAGAGACTCCACTCTCTCTGCTACTGCTAATGCTCAGCCCCTAACAGTAACCAAAGTGAATTCATGCTTCCTAACTGCAGATCAGCAAAGCATAGAAAAAAAGCCCCGTTTAGAAGCTGCCATATTGCACCCCGTAGACACAACAGTTTCAGATGAACGCGCAGTCGACCTAAGCCCAATTGAAAGCTCAGTCATGATGCTTAGGAACTCCATCTCCCACAATCCCGAGAGGAATGAGAATAATCTCACAGGAGACGATCTGTGCCTAAGGAGCGCGAACGTATTACAGGCCAACAGTGCAGAAAATTTGTCCAATCAAACGTTCCCAGAATTCCTGCGGCCTCCATTAGATCTAGTCAAAGGTGAAGCGCAGGAGTTGGACAGTGAAGAAACATTGGCGGAGGACTCGCCTACTGCAAGCCTCAGTGCTGTTGAGTCTCCTGACTGCAACATTCAGAGTATCATGGAAGATGAGTCCGTTCTCCCAAAAGAGCCAGGCACCTGCACAGAAGACCTGGTAAGCAGGGAGCTGGATCCAGTCCTGGACTCCACACGCCCAGTTTATGCCATATCCTCCTTTTGGGATGAGATGGAGAAGCTAACGATAAATGATATCTTGCACCTGAGGTTAGTGAGTAACGCCCGGCGCCCCAGTGACCTCCCCCGCGTGCAAGACGCGGCTGTGGCCGATGCTTCAGATGCTGCGGACTCGGGCTACTTTGCGCACCCCGATGACTCTAAGCCTGACCGCTGGGCTGGGGACACCTCCCTTCTATCAGATTTCGAAGACGAGTTCCAGCAAACCCTGAGTGCCAGCGCAAACCCCAGCCCTGAACCCCAAGATGGAAAATCACCGGTGCTGTGGTCAACAGAGCCTTGTGGGGAGTGGTGGGAAAGTGATGCCGCCTCCACGGGGTCTGGTAACGAAGCAGGGGGATGCATGGAGCGTCCCTCAGAGGACACCGTTTCCCAGCATCTGTTCTCGGACGGGACCCAGAGCTTCAAGACTCTGTGTAAGGCTGCGACTGCGCAGAATCTGCAGACtctggaggaagaggaacagTCTTCTATGTCCTTGCCAGTGACTGGAGGGGCGGATGAGAGCAGCATGCTTTCCAGCCTTCAGCAGAGACCTGTGGAAACTTGCAGCTTGGCTCTACTGGAGTATGGGAATGATGTGATGAGCTCACCTCTGCCTCTTCTTTCTGGAAAGGCCTCACCAGAGACCTATGTGATGACTTTCCCTGAAATATCGAAGCATTTCATTGGTGAAGATGAAACTGAGACCAGACTGTCAGCCAGAGCTAGCCCTACCTCTGCCCCGCCATCTGAAACCAGTCTGTCAG GCAGAGATAGCCCTACTGCCTACTCCCTATGTGAAACCAGTCTGTCAGGCAGAGATAGCCCTACTGCCTACTCCCTATGTGAAACCAGTCTGTCAGATCGATCTAGCCCTATTGTTGTCTCCCTATCTGAAACCACTCTGTCAGTTAGAGCTAGCCCTACTGCCTACTCCCTACTTGAAACCAGTATGTCAGACAATGCTAGCCCTATTGTTATCTCCCTACCTGAAACCAGTCTGTCAGGCAGAGCTAGCCCCACTGTCTACTCCCCATCTGACATCAGACTGTCAGGCAGAGCTAGCCCTACTGCCTACTCCCTATGTGAAACCAGTCTGTCAGATCGATCTAGCCCTATTGTTGTCTCCCTACCTGAAACCAGTCTGTCAGGCAGAGCTAGCCCTGCTGCCTACTCCCTATATGAAACCAGTTTGTCAGGCAGAGCTAGCCCAACTGCCTATTCCCAATGTGAAACCAGTCTGTCAGACAGAACTAGCTCTATTGTCTACTCCCTATGTGAAACCAGTTTGTCAGGCAGAGCTAGCCCTATTGTTGTCTCCCTACCTGAAACCAGTCTGTCAGGCAGAGCTAGCCCTACTGTTTACTCCCTACCTGAATCCAGTCTGTCAGGCAGAGCTAGCCCTATTGTTGTCTCCCTACCTGAATCCAGTCTGTCAGGCAGAGCTAGCCCTTTTGTTGTCTCCCTACCTGAATCCAGTCTGTCAGGCAGAGCTAGCCCTATTGTCTGCTCCCTATCTGAGATCAGACTGTCAGACAGAGATAGCCCTATTGTTTCACTCTGTGACAGGGCACCAAGTGCTCTCTCCTTACCTGAGACCTATGATTATTTCTTCTCGGACTTTGAGGCAGGGAATATTTTCTTTCCTTCGATCCGGAGTCTCAGCGCAGACACAGGCGTTCCCATTTTTTCCTGCTCTCGCTCGGTAAAGCGGGAGTTCCGGTTCGCCAAGGAGTACGATTATGTCTTTCCTGAAGAGTCACCAGTTGAATCCGAAGATGAGGATAGGCACTCACCAATCCACGTGGTCACATGCTTTGACGACCAGCCCCATGAACCCCTGGATGCCTTGGTGGGACCAGACGCGTATGAACACTTTTTCATAGACAAGGACTGGCGGGGGAGTCTCTTCGGGAGGAACCTGCTGTCCCTCCGAAGACTGAGGTTCACCGGAGGGTTGTACAGCTCTCGTGATAGGTCCACCTCCTGGGCATTTGCAGCCACAGGCTGGAGGGAAAGATCATCACTCTTCAGCACCACAGACCCAGGCAATCCCATGGATGGTCGAGGCCGCAGCCATTCTCATCCTAACCTCTACCTGGAGAACCAGCTCTGTAACGAATTCAGGGAGCAGAGAGACACGGGCATGCAAGCGGTGGTCTCTTTCCCAA GAAAGGGCTTCCTCTTCACGCTCAGACAGTCTGATATATGCTTGGTTTGCATTGCCTTTGCCTCCTGGGTCCTGAAGTCTGCCAACCCACAGTCAGCAGACACTTGGAAAACAG CTCTCCTGGCGAACGTGAGTGCAATCTCAGCTATTCAGTACCTGCGGAGGTACATGCGAGAGGACGCATCAGAGAACAAGAGATGA